The following is a genomic window from Chryseobacterium sp. StRB126.
GGGTAGGATCTGATGAAAGGCTCTTCAGGACATTATTGGATTTATAATTAAAACCAGCCTGAGAAATAAAATCAACAGAAAAGAAAATATAAGTAGCCTTATAATCTTCTGCAATATTTTCCACCCAAAAGGTTTCCGACATAGGGCCGAAAACCGCATCTCCTTTAAAAACTTCATAGCTTTTGTCATCAAGCTTAAAACCAACGCTTCCTTCCTGCACGAGGAAAATACAGAAATAATCCGAACGGTAAGGTATGTTCGGCTTGATGATATAGTTTTCCCTATCGATATCCATTACCACAAACTCCTTGATTCTAAGATCGAATCCTACTTGCTGCAAAACTTCATCAAAAGCCAGCCGTGAAACAAAATCAGGTTCTTTGGGGAGTTCTTTGCGGGATTTTTTAGCCATGGGAAATGGGGTATGAGGTACGAAGGTAGTGAAAAAGGCGAAATTGTGAAAAGAAGGGAACCATTGTGAAGCAGTTCAAAAAAGGTAGAATATACATAACCACCCTGTCAAAAATTCTTTGCATTTTCGCCACCCCTCCAGCGAAGGGGAATGACTGAAGTCTTGTGTTATTAATAATAGTGACTACTTTTAGGTAACAGCATCTATTTTCTATTCTTTTTTTACTTTTTCAAGTTTTATACTTCAACAATCAATTCCCTTTCATATCCATTATATTTTTCATCAATATAACCATGAGGATTACAAATGACCTCAGTTTTTCCAATTTTATATCTGGATGGGGTATGAATATGACCATGAACCCAATACATGGGCTGGTGCTCCAGAATCATATCCTCCAAATTGGAGACGTACGCTGAAGTCAACGGATCTTCTTTATAATGTTCCGGTACGGATTGAATACTGGGGGCATGATGGGTAACCACTATATTTTTAAATCCTTTCGAAACTTCAAGACTCTCCTCCAGCCATACTTTTGAAAGCTGATGAATCTTAAAAGTATCTATTGTTCTCAATTTAGAATAAGAAGGATCACGGGTGATCTTTTTATAATCATTTATCTTGGGTTGGCATATCATTCCATATTTCACAGGGTTTCCAAAAATTGAAAAATCAGTCCATAAAGTAGTTCCATGAAAACGCACACCTTCAATATCTATGAAAGAATTTTCGAGTACAAAAACATTGGAATCTTCAGCAGCATTTTTAATTTTATGTAATGTCTTCGGATAAGAGCCTTTATAATATTCATGATTTCCCAGCACATAAATGACGGGCTTATCCCAAATTGCTTCTTTAATCCATTCAATTCCTTTGGTTCCCAAATTGATATCACCAGCCAAAACAACAACGTCCGCAT
Proteins encoded in this region:
- a CDS encoding metallophosphoesterase; the encoded protein is MRIQIISDLHQEFGRTELCFDNADVVVLAGDINLGTKGIEWIKEAIWDKPVIYVLGNHEYYKGSYPKTLHKIKNAAEDSNVFVLENSFIDIEGVRFHGTTLWTDFSIFGNPVKYGMICQPKINDYKKITRDPSYSKLRTIDTFKIHQLSKVWLEESLEVSKGFKNIVVTHHAPSIQSVPEHYKEDPLTSAYVSNLEDMILEHQPMYWVHGHIHTPSRYKIGKTEVICNPHGYIDEKYNGYERELIVEV